One genomic segment of Rhizobium gallicum bv. gallicum R602sp includes these proteins:
- a CDS encoding acyltransferase family protein produces the protein MEIDRRLAGADAMRAAACLLVLIHHLVLRVEINQVDPAARSALVIARFGNFGVAIFFVLSGYLLARPFWRALDEHRPLPGMKTYAIHRAARILPGYWVALTAGFVLSITLLGDPPTAELGMRYAAGFLLMSQWHWRTLFPVEGNGPLWSIPFEATCYVLLPAFMLALHYFSRALPRLSTRLVWLGAIATALVLHWLTVNALQPDHMQRGWQFGMAGGAKEWMPRYNPIGFFAIFALGILASGVETILSKRKVALFDVLACIAIAGSAAALVSSEGGPWEAYGWLGIPYSFPLFPIAIAAALVALARSLWLGNCLDSRAVRFTAKISFGIYIWQDPVISAVEALFPSAFGPISDNLLYGWLLWSLLAAALVFVIGSLSYIFIERPVLVKVHAVPR, from the coding sequence ATGGAGATAGATCGGAGGCTGGCGGGTGCCGATGCCATGCGTGCGGCGGCGTGCCTCCTCGTGCTCATTCATCATCTTGTCCTGCGCGTCGAGATCAATCAGGTGGATCCCGCCGCCCGATCGGCCTTGGTCATTGCCCGCTTCGGCAATTTCGGCGTGGCGATCTTCTTTGTTCTAAGCGGCTATCTGCTTGCGCGGCCCTTCTGGCGAGCTCTCGATGAGCACCGCCCATTGCCGGGTATGAAAACGTACGCCATACATCGTGCGGCGCGCATCCTGCCTGGCTACTGGGTGGCGCTGACTGCAGGCTTCGTTTTGAGCATCACACTGCTTGGAGATCCACCAACGGCCGAGCTCGGCATGCGTTATGCCGCAGGCTTCCTTTTGATGAGCCAGTGGCATTGGCGCACTTTGTTTCCGGTCGAAGGGAACGGGCCGCTTTGGTCGATTCCATTCGAAGCGACATGTTATGTTTTGCTGCCGGCGTTCATGCTCGCTCTTCATTACTTCAGCCGCGCGCTGCCGCGCTTGTCTACGCGTCTCGTTTGGCTTGGCGCCATAGCGACCGCTCTTGTCTTGCACTGGTTAACCGTCAACGCCTTGCAGCCGGACCACATGCAGCGCGGCTGGCAGTTCGGCATGGCGGGCGGTGCGAAGGAATGGATGCCGCGTTACAATCCGATCGGCTTCTTTGCGATCTTCGCGCTCGGTATCCTTGCTTCGGGCGTCGAGACAATCCTGTCGAAGCGAAAGGTAGCTCTCTTCGATGTCCTCGCCTGTATTGCCATAGCCGGTAGCGCCGCTGCCCTCGTCTCGTCTGAGGGCGGGCCTTGGGAGGCCTATGGCTGGCTCGGAATTCCTTATAGCTTTCCGCTCTTTCCGATAGCTATTGCAGCGGCCCTAGTCGCGCTGGCGCGCTCGTTATGGCTCGGCAACTGTCTCGATAGTCGAGCGGTCCGCTTCACCGCGAAAATTTCGTTCGGCATCTATATCTGGCAGGATCCGGTCATTTCAGCCGTGGAGGCGCTTTTTCCTTCCGCCTTCGGCCCGATCAGCGACAATCTTCTCTACGGCTGGCTGCTCTGGTCGCTCCTCGCAGCAGCCCTTGTGTTCGTCATCGGAAGCCTCAGCTATATTTTCATCGAACGGCCGGTCTTGGTGAAAGTCCATGCCGTTCCACGTTGA
- a CDS encoding F0F1 ATP synthase subunit epsilon has translation MADNFNFELVSPERLLLSEMVTEVVIPATEGEMTVMAHHAPTMTTIKPGIVSVRSSGGSKQDYVVFGGFADILPTGCTLLAESAVAVEDLTKDELTRRIETAKKELEDALHHEHKSKLEHFILELTHLRGIVQQD, from the coding sequence ATGGCTGACAATTTCAATTTTGAACTCGTATCTCCGGAGCGCTTGCTCCTGTCGGAGATGGTGACGGAAGTTGTCATTCCGGCAACCGAGGGCGAGATGACCGTCATGGCGCACCACGCCCCGACGATGACGACCATCAAGCCAGGCATCGTCAGCGTCCGCTCCAGTGGCGGCTCCAAGCAGGACTACGTTGTTTTCGGCGGCTTCGCCGACATCCTGCCGACCGGTTGCACGCTGCTTGCAGAATCCGCTGTTGCGGTCGAGGACCTGACCAAGGACGAGTTGACCCGTCGTATCGAGACTGCGAAGAAGGAGCTTGAGGATGCCCTGCATCACGAGCACAAGTCCAAGCTCGAGCATTTCATCCTGGAGCTGACGCATCTGCGCGGCATCGTCCAGCAGGACTGA
- the atpD gene encoding F0F1 ATP synthase subunit beta: MARAATPRAAAKTAAKKTATGSVGRVTQVIGAVVDVAFEGELPAILNALETTNMGNRLVLEVAQHLGENEVRTIAMDSSEGLVRGQEVVDTGAPISVPVGPETLGRIMNVIGEPVDEAGPLVTASKRAIHQDAPSYVEQSTEAQILVTGIKVVDLLAPYAKGGKIGLFGGAGVGKTVLIMELINNVAKAHGGYSVFAGVGERTREGNDLYHEMIESGVNKHGGGEGSKAALVYGQMNEPPGARARVALTGLTVAENFRDQGQDVLFFVDNIFRFTQAGSEVSALLGRIPSAVGYQPTLATDMGQMQERITTTTTGSITSVQAIYVPADDLTDPAPATSFAHLDATTVLSRSIAEKGIYPAVDPLDSTSRMLDPMVVGEEHYEVARKVQSTLQRYKALQDIIAILGMDELSEEDKLAVARARKIERFLSQPFFVAEVFTGSPGKLVALEDTIKGFKGLVNGEYDHLPEAAFYMVGSMDEAIEKAKKLSAAA, from the coding sequence ATGGCTAGGGCAGCTACCCCGAGGGCGGCAGCGAAGACCGCTGCTAAGAAGACCGCCACAGGCTCTGTCGGCAGGGTCACACAGGTTATCGGCGCCGTCGTCGACGTTGCTTTCGAAGGCGAACTGCCGGCGATTTTGAACGCGCTCGAAACCACCAACATGGGCAACCGCCTGGTTCTGGAAGTCGCGCAGCATCTCGGTGAAAACGAAGTCCGCACGATCGCCATGGACTCGTCCGAAGGCCTGGTCCGCGGCCAGGAAGTCGTGGACACCGGCGCTCCCATTTCGGTTCCGGTCGGCCCGGAAACGCTCGGCCGCATCATGAACGTCATCGGCGAGCCGGTTGATGAAGCCGGTCCGCTGGTTACCGCTTCCAAGCGTGCGATCCACCAGGACGCACCGTCTTACGTCGAGCAGTCGACGGAAGCACAGATCCTCGTCACCGGCATCAAGGTCGTCGATCTTCTGGCTCCTTACGCCAAGGGCGGCAAGATCGGCCTCTTCGGCGGCGCAGGCGTCGGCAAGACGGTTCTCATCATGGAACTGATCAACAACGTTGCCAAGGCTCACGGTGGCTACTCGGTGTTTGCAGGCGTTGGCGAGCGCACCCGCGAAGGCAACGACCTCTATCACGAAATGATCGAATCGGGTGTCAACAAGCATGGCGGCGGTGAAGGCTCGAAGGCAGCCCTCGTTTACGGCCAGATGAACGAACCGCCGGGCGCTCGCGCTCGCGTCGCTCTGACCGGTCTGACGGTTGCCGAAAACTTCCGCGACCAGGGCCAGGACGTTCTGTTCTTCGTCGACAACATCTTCCGCTTCACGCAGGCAGGTTCGGAAGTGTCGGCTCTGCTTGGCCGTATTCCTTCGGCCGTCGGTTATCAGCCGACGCTCGCAACCGACATGGGCCAGATGCAGGAACGCATCACGACGACGACGACCGGCTCGATCACCTCGGTTCAGGCTATCTACGTTCCGGCTGACGACTTGACCGACCCTGCTCCGGCAACTTCGTTCGCGCATCTTGACGCGACGACCGTTCTATCGCGCTCGATTGCCGAAAAGGGCATCTACCCGGCCGTCGACCCGCTCGACTCCACCTCGCGCATGCTCGACCCGATGGTCGTCGGCGAAGAGCACTATGAAGTTGCTCGCAAGGTTCAGTCGACGCTGCAGCGCTACAAGGCCCTGCAGGACATCATCGCCATCCTTGGCATGGACGAACTGTCCGAAGAGGACAAGCTCGCCGTCGCCCGTGCCCGCAAGATCGAACGTTTTCTATCGCAGCCGTTCTTCGTTGCCGAAGTCTTCACCGGTTCGCCGGGCAAGCTGGTTGCGCTCGAAGACACGATCAAGGGCTTCAAGGGTCTCGTCAACGGCGAATACGACCACCTGCCGGAAGCCGCCTTCTACATGGTCGGCTCGATGGACGAAGCCATCGAGAAGGCCAAGAAGCTCTCCGCAGCTGCTTGA
- a CDS encoding F0F1 ATP synthase subunit gamma, translating into MPSLKDLKNRIASVKATQKITKAMKMVAAAKLRRAQEAAEAARPYSERMAVVLSNISKAMTDGDSAPVLMTGTGKAQVHLLVVCTAERGLCGGFNSQIARFARDHARRLIAEGKTVKIFTVGKKGYDVLRREFASLIVERKELRDVKRIGFENADQIGRRVIEMFEAGEFDVCTLFYSEFKSVISQVPTAQQLIPASAPEAVAEDVVHAGAVYEYEPDPASILNDLIPRNISVQIFRALLENVAGEMGAKMSAMDSATRNAGEMINKLTLSYNRQRQAQITKELIEIISGAEAL; encoded by the coding sequence ATGCCTTCACTTAAGGATCTGAAAAACCGGATCGCCTCCGTCAAGGCGACGCAGAAGATCACCAAGGCGATGAAAATGGTCGCCGCGGCGAAGCTTCGGCGTGCGCAGGAGGCGGCCGAGGCCGCCCGGCCCTATTCGGAGCGCATGGCGGTTGTTCTTTCGAACATCTCCAAAGCGATGACGGATGGCGATAGCGCACCAGTGCTCATGACGGGTACGGGCAAGGCTCAGGTTCACCTGCTCGTTGTCTGCACCGCCGAGCGCGGCCTCTGCGGTGGCTTCAATTCACAGATCGCGCGCTTTGCCCGCGACCATGCCCGCAGGCTCATCGCCGAAGGCAAGACCGTCAAGATCTTCACCGTCGGCAAGAAGGGCTATGACGTTCTTCGTCGCGAATTTGCGTCGCTCATCGTCGAGCGCAAGGAGCTTCGCGACGTGAAGCGCATCGGCTTCGAGAACGCCGACCAGATCGGCAGGCGCGTCATCGAGATGTTCGAAGCCGGCGAATTCGACGTTTGCACGCTGTTCTACTCGGAGTTCAAGTCGGTCATCTCGCAGGTGCCGACGGCTCAGCAACTCATCCCGGCTTCGGCTCCGGAAGCTGTTGCTGAAGACGTCGTGCATGCGGGTGCCGTCTATGAATACGAACCGGATCCGGCATCGATCCTGAACGATCTGATCCCGCGCAATATTTCCGTCCAGATTTTCCGCGCGCTCCTCGAGAACGTCGCCGGCGAAATGGGCGCGAAGATGAGCGCGATGGATAGTGCGACGCGCAACGCTGGTGAGATGATCAACAAGCTGACGCTCAGCTACAACCGGCAGCGTCAGGCTCAGATCACCAAGGAACTCATTGAAATCATTTCGGGCGCGGAAGCGCTCTGA
- the atpA gene encoding F0F1 ATP synthase subunit alpha, with protein sequence MDIRAAEISAILKDQIKNFGKEAEVSEVGQVLSVGDGIARVYGLDNVQAGEMVEFPGGIRGMALNLESDNVGVVIFGSDRDIKEGHTVKRTGAIVDVPVGPELLGRVVDALGNPIDGKGPINATRRARVDVKAPGIIPRKSVHEPMSTGLKAIDALIPVGRGQRELVIGDRQTGKTAILLDTILNQKAIHDSGPEAEKLFCVYVAVGQKRSTVAQFVKVLEERGALKYSIIVAATASDPAPMQFLAPFSGCAMGEYFRDNGQHALIGYDDLSKQAVSYRQMSLLLRRPPGREAYPGDVFYLHSRLLERAAKMSDAMGAGSLTALPVIETQGNDVSAFIPTNVISITDGQIFLETDLFYQGIRPAVNVGLSVSRVGSAAQIKAMKQVAGSIKGELAQYREMAAFAQFGSDLDAATQRLLNRGARLTELLKQPQFSPLKVEEQVAVIFAGVNGYLDKIAVAQIGKFEQALLSYLRSEGSAILDTIRTEKAISDDTKGKLVAALDTFAKSFA encoded by the coding sequence ATGGATATCCGCGCCGCGGAAATTTCCGCAATTCTCAAAGATCAAATTAAAAACTTCGGCAAAGAGGCGGAAGTCTCGGAAGTCGGCCAGGTGCTTTCTGTCGGTGACGGTATTGCTCGCGTTTACGGTCTGGACAACGTTCAGGCGGGTGAAATGGTCGAGTTCCCCGGCGGCATCCGCGGCATGGCGCTGAACCTCGAGTCCGATAACGTCGGTGTCGTTATCTTCGGCTCCGACCGCGACATCAAGGAAGGCCACACCGTCAAGCGGACCGGCGCCATCGTTGACGTCCCGGTTGGTCCGGAACTGCTTGGCCGCGTCGTTGACGCGCTCGGCAATCCGATCGACGGCAAGGGCCCGATCAACGCGACGCGCCGTGCGCGTGTCGACGTCAAGGCTCCCGGCATCATCCCGCGCAAGTCGGTTCATGAGCCGATGTCGACCGGCCTCAAGGCTATCGATGCTCTCATCCCCGTCGGCCGTGGCCAGCGCGAGCTTGTCATCGGCGACCGCCAGACCGGCAAGACCGCGATCCTTCTCGATACGATCCTGAACCAGAAGGCCATTCACGACTCCGGTCCGGAAGCTGAAAAGCTTTTCTGCGTCTACGTCGCCGTCGGCCAGAAGCGCTCCACGGTTGCGCAGTTCGTCAAGGTTCTCGAAGAACGCGGCGCCCTGAAGTATTCGATCATCGTCGCAGCGACGGCTTCCGATCCCGCTCCGATGCAGTTCCTGGCTCCGTTTTCCGGCTGCGCCATGGGCGAATATTTCCGCGACAACGGCCAGCATGCGCTGATCGGTTACGACGACCTGTCCAAGCAGGCTGTTTCCTACCGTCAGATGTCGCTGCTGCTGCGCCGCCCGCCGGGCCGCGAAGCCTATCCGGGCGACGTCTTCTACCTCCATTCGCGTCTCCTCGAGCGCGCTGCAAAGATGAGCGACGCAATGGGCGCCGGTTCGCTGACGGCTCTGCCGGTCATCGAAACGCAGGGCAACGACGTTTCGGCGTTCATTCCGACCAACGTGATCTCGATCACCGACGGCCAGATCTTCCTCGAAACCGACCTATTCTATCAGGGCATCCGTCCGGCGGTTAACGTCGGTCTGTCGGTTTCGCGCGTCGGCTCGGCCGCCCAGATCAAGGCGATGAAGCAGGTTGCGGGCTCGATCAAGGGTGAGCTCGCCCAGTATCGCGAAATGGCCGCCTTCGCCCAGTTCGGTTCTGACCTTGACGCTGCGACGCAGCGCCTGCTGAACCGCGGTGCCCGCCTGACCGAACTCCTGAAGCAGCCGCAATTCTCGCCGCTCAAGGTGGAAGAGCAAGTCGCGGTCATCTTCGCAGGTGTCAACGGCTACCTGGACAAGATCGCTGTCGCTCAGATCGGCAAGTTCGAGCAGGCATTGCTGTCGTACCTGCGTTCGGAAGGCTCGGCCATCCTCGACACGATCCGCACCGAAAAGGCAATCAGCGACGATACCAAGGGCAAGCTTGTGGCTGCTCTCGATACCTTCGCGAAGTCTTTCGCCTGA
- a CDS encoding F0F1 ATP synthase subunit delta, protein MPVADTSQLASGVAERYASSLFELALEEGAVESVTTDLNRFQAMLDESDDLRRFVASPVFSADDQLKAVAAISEKAGISGFFANFLKVVARNRRLFALPGIIKAFRIIAARQRGEISAEVTSAHALTAAQETELKAALKGVTGKDVTIAVTVDPSILGGLIVKVGSRQIDTSLRTKLSTLKLALKEVG, encoded by the coding sequence GTGCCCGTGGCAGACACGTCCCAGCTTGCTTCTGGTGTTGCAGAACGATATGCGTCCTCGCTATTCGAACTGGCTCTTGAAGAAGGCGCCGTCGAGAGCGTCACTACAGATCTCAATCGTTTCCAGGCGATGCTGGACGAGAGCGACGACCTGAGGCGCTTCGTTGCAAGCCCGGTATTCTCCGCAGACGATCAGCTCAAGGCGGTCGCTGCAATCAGCGAGAAGGCAGGCATCAGCGGCTTCTTTGCTAATTTCCTGAAGGTTGTGGCGCGTAACCGCCGCCTCTTTGCCCTCCCGGGCATCATCAAGGCCTTCCGCATCATTGCTGCTCGCCAGCGTGGCGAAATTTCTGCCGAGGTTACCTCGGCCCATGCGCTGACCGCAGCGCAGGAAACCGAATTGAAGGCGGCGCTGAAGGGCGTCACCGGCAAAGACGTGACGATTGCCGTCACGGTTGATCCGTCAATTCTTGGTGGTCTGATCGTGAAGGTCGGGTCCCGTCAGATTGATACGTCGCTTCGTACCAAACTTTCTACCCTCAAGCTTGCATTGAAAGAGGTTGGCTGA
- a CDS encoding AGROH133_08824 family phage infection protein has translation MEFYFPETFAEQLAFCSAAFTALAGLVIMFAPGYAMQLFGLQPRGDRRDGFAEQRSVGGFYLGFGLAAIMLAQDFIYMALGAAFAMAAFARVVSLLSDKGSTILNYLLLVVQAALAALPLAYSLGFFAA, from the coding sequence ATGGAGTTTTATTTTCCCGAGACCTTTGCCGAGCAGCTCGCATTCTGTTCGGCGGCGTTCACCGCTCTTGCGGGTCTCGTCATCATGTTCGCGCCCGGATATGCGATGCAGCTTTTCGGCCTTCAGCCGCGTGGAGACCGCCGGGATGGTTTCGCCGAGCAACGCTCCGTCGGCGGTTTCTATCTCGGATTTGGACTGGCGGCGATCATGCTGGCGCAGGATTTCATCTACATGGCGCTTGGGGCGGCATTTGCGATGGCGGCTTTCGCCCGGGTCGTTTCGCTCCTTTCCGATAAGGGGAGCACAATTCTCAACTATTTACTTCTGGTTGTGCAAGCGGCTCTAGCGGCCCTCCCGCTCGCCTATTCCTTGGGCTTCTTCGCAGCCTAG
- a CDS encoding primosomal protein N', producing MSTDSSDLFGALLDAPAGTRTVPVLVPMPAPKPYSYSVPDGMAVEAGSLVQVPLGPRQVIGVVWDGGEDGVDPKKLRPITHVFDCPPLSKEMREFIDWVAAYTLSPPGLVARMALRAPNAFEPEPMAEGLRFVGGEPERMTPARARVLDTASHGVSWTRTGLAHAAGVSTSVVDGLISQGLFEIIFLPPPPVVAKPDPDFASSRLQGPQKDAAEEILCEVTKGEFAVSLIDGVTGSGKTEVYFEAIAETLRRGKQVLILLPEIALTASFLERFQDRFGAKPAEWHSDLAPRMREKVWRQAVTGEIRVVAGARSALFLPFEDLGLIIIDEEHDPAYKQEDRVYYNARDMAVVRGRIGNFPVVLVSATPSLESQVNGQSGRYSTIHLPTRYGEAALPDLHLVDMRRHAPKREGFLSPVLIRAIGKTVEKGEQALLFLNRRGYAPLTLCRVCGHRFQCPQCSSWLVEHRFRSQLQCHQCGHTERTPEACPECGTLDHLVACGPGVERIAEEVERHFPDARTIVLSSDIMGGVKRLRLELEAIAKGEADIVIGTQLVAKGHNFPLMTLVGIVDADLGLANGDPRAAERTFQLLSQVTGRAGRTGLKSHGLLQTYQPQHPVMQAIVSGDASAFYEREIAERERASLPPFGRLASIIVSAETRHDAENHARGMRSAAPQVSGISVLGPAEAPLALVRGRYRFRLLVHGRRSSDMQAFLRSMLAQAPKERGSVHVQLDIDPQSFL from the coding sequence ATGAGCACAGATTCGTCCGATCTCTTTGGCGCGTTACTCGATGCACCAGCCGGAACCCGCACGGTTCCGGTTCTCGTGCCCATGCCTGCACCGAAACCCTATTCCTATTCCGTGCCGGATGGCATGGCGGTCGAGGCGGGTTCGCTCGTGCAGGTGCCGCTCGGCCCCAGACAGGTGATCGGCGTTGTCTGGGACGGTGGTGAAGATGGCGTCGATCCGAAGAAGCTTAGACCGATCACGCATGTCTTCGATTGCCCGCCGCTATCCAAGGAAATGCGGGAGTTCATCGACTGGGTGGCTGCGTACACGCTATCGCCGCCCGGTCTTGTTGCCCGAATGGCGCTTCGTGCGCCCAATGCCTTCGAACCGGAGCCGATGGCGGAAGGATTGCGCTTCGTCGGCGGCGAGCCGGAGCGGATGACGCCTGCGCGTGCCAGAGTGCTCGATACAGCATCGCACGGTGTCTCGTGGACACGGACCGGACTTGCACATGCCGCCGGTGTTTCCACCAGCGTTGTCGATGGCCTCATCAGCCAAGGGCTTTTCGAGATAATTTTCCTGCCTCCGCCTCCGGTCGTGGCAAAACCCGATCCGGACTTTGCCTCTTCGCGGCTGCAGGGGCCGCAGAAGGATGCCGCCGAAGAGATTTTGTGCGAAGTCACAAAAGGTGAGTTTGCCGTTTCGCTGATTGATGGCGTGACGGGATCCGGCAAGACCGAGGTCTATTTCGAGGCGATCGCCGAGACGCTTCGCCGTGGCAAGCAGGTGCTGATCCTCCTGCCGGAAATCGCGCTCACCGCAAGTTTCCTGGAGCGCTTCCAGGACCGGTTCGGCGCAAAGCCGGCCGAATGGCATTCCGATCTCGCGCCGCGCATGCGCGAGAAAGTCTGGCGGCAGGCGGTGACCGGCGAGATTCGCGTGGTTGCCGGCGCCCGGTCGGCATTGTTTTTGCCGTTCGAAGACCTGGGGCTCATCATCATCGATGAGGAACACGATCCTGCCTACAAGCAGGAAGACCGCGTCTATTACAATGCCCGCGACATGGCAGTCGTGCGCGGTCGCATCGGCAATTTCCCGGTTGTTCTCGTGTCTGCGACCCCTTCCCTCGAAAGCCAGGTGAACGGTCAGAGCGGACGCTACAGCACCATCCATCTGCCGACACGCTACGGCGAGGCGGCGCTGCCCGACCTGCATCTCGTCGATATGCGGCGGCACGCGCCGAAAAGGGAAGGTTTTCTCTCGCCCGTCTTGATCCGCGCGATCGGCAAGACGGTCGAAAAGGGCGAGCAGGCGCTGCTCTTCCTCAATCGACGCGGCTACGCACCGCTGACGCTCTGCCGTGTCTGCGGCCACCGCTTCCAGTGCCCGCAATGTTCGAGCTGGCTCGTCGAGCACCGTTTCCGCAGCCAGCTGCAGTGCCATCAATGCGGCCATACGGAGCGGACGCCGGAGGCTTGTCCGGAATGCGGAACGCTCGATCACCTCGTTGCCTGTGGGCCGGGGGTCGAGCGCATCGCGGAAGAAGTCGAGCGTCATTTCCCCGACGCGCGGACCATCGTGTTATCCTCGGACATTATGGGCGGCGTCAAACGCCTGCGGCTGGAACTCGAGGCGATCGCCAAGGGCGAAGCGGATATCGTCATCGGCACGCAGCTCGTCGCCAAGGGGCATAACTTTCCGTTGATGACGCTGGTCGGCATTGTCGATGCGGATCTCGGTCTCGCCAACGGTGATCCGCGCGCGGCGGAAAGAACATTCCAGCTTCTTTCACAGGTGACAGGCCGCGCAGGGCGAACGGGTCTGAAGAGCCATGGCCTGCTGCAGACGTACCAGCCGCAGCATCCCGTCATGCAGGCAATCGTTTCAGGCGACGCGAGCGCGTTCTACGAGCGGGAAATCGCCGAGCGCGAGCGGGCAAGTTTGCCACCTTTCGGACGCCTTGCGTCGATTATCGTCTCGGCCGAAACGCGCCATGATGCGGAAAACCATGCCCGCGGCATGCGGAGCGCGGCGCCGCAGGTTTCCGGCATTTCCGTGCTCGGCCCCGCCGAAGCACCGCTGGCGCTGGTGCGCGGCCGCTACCGTTTCCGGCTCCTCGTACACGGGCGGCGGAGTTCCGACATGCAGGCATTTCTGCGCAGTATGCTTGCGCAGGCGCCGAAAGAGCGTGGCTCCGTGCACGTCCAGCTCGATATCGACCCGCAAAGCTTCCTGTAG
- a CDS encoding GNAT family N-acetyltransferase — protein MARRQSTTAFGQLAEAIALVSHGNPGHIVDTLIAERGQHIVRHPLWPVMRPFLYALLRYNKALQFANDVANMPGFQCFEYMSNLLRLDIAVRNAERIPASGGFILVSNHPTGIADGVAVFDLLKNRRPDMMFFANRDAVRVNPRFAEMVIPVEWRDEYKTKLKTRETLQLTNHAVKEGKATVLFPSGRIAYWANGRLNERPWKNSAVGLARKYNLPILPVHMTARNSGLFYWFAKWSTELRDMTVFHELLNKRGDRFDFIIGDLVPVGHLDGDINEVTKALEKHTLHDLRADSDARFLPLIQPPAPEIVAAHSFR, from the coding sequence ATGGCACGGCGCCAATCCACGACGGCTTTCGGACAGCTCGCGGAAGCGATCGCTCTGGTTTCCCACGGCAACCCCGGACACATCGTTGATACTCTGATCGCCGAGCGCGGCCAGCACATTGTCCGCCACCCGCTTTGGCCGGTGATGCGGCCCTTTCTCTATGCGCTTTTGCGCTATAACAAGGCGCTTCAGTTCGCTAACGACGTAGCGAACATGCCGGGCTTCCAGTGCTTCGAATATATGAGCAACCTGCTGAGGCTGGATATCGCGGTTAGAAATGCCGAGCGTATCCCTGCATCCGGCGGCTTCATTCTCGTCAGCAATCATCCGACCGGCATTGCCGATGGTGTTGCAGTTTTCGACCTCCTGAAGAACCGCCGCCCGGACATGATGTTCTTTGCCAACCGGGACGCGGTGCGCGTCAATCCGCGTTTTGCGGAAATGGTGATCCCTGTGGAATGGAGGGACGAATACAAGACGAAACTCAAGACCCGTGAGACGCTGCAGCTCACGAACCACGCCGTGAAGGAAGGAAAGGCAACGGTATTGTTTCCCTCGGGCCGCATCGCCTATTGGGCGAACGGCCGGCTGAACGAAAGGCCGTGGAAAAACTCTGCCGTCGGGCTTGCCCGCAAATACAATCTGCCGATCTTGCCGGTCCACATGACCGCGCGCAACTCCGGTCTTTTCTACTGGTTTGCAAAGTGGTCGACCGAACTGCGCGACATGACGGTGTTTCACGAACTTCTCAACAAGCGCGGCGATCGATTTGATTTCATCATCGGCGATCTCGTTCCGGTGGGGCATCTGGACGGCGACATAAACGAAGTGACCAAGGCGCTTGAAAAACACACGCTTCATGATCTGCGTGCGGACAGCGATGCACGGTTCCTGCCGCTTATCCAGCCGCCCGCGCCTGAGATAGTGGCGGCCCATTCATTTCGTTGA
- a CDS encoding tyrosine recombinase XerC yields the protein MNELLIIADPRLMAERSAWLENLERERRFSEHTLDAYERDSRQFLTFLTGHIGGPATLKDIESLRPADFRGFLAARRKEGSGARSLGRNLAGLRSLLRYLEKKGLVNAAGAGAVRSPKQPKSLPKPLSDKQAINVASDEAQLHEEPWIAARDAAVFTLLYGCGLRIAEALDLTADSLHAGATTLRITGKGNKTRLVPLLPVVLEAVEKYRSLCPYHLESGEPLFRGARGGKLQAGIIQRTMQRMRSAFGLPETATPHALRHSFATHLLAGGGDLRTIQELLGHASLSTTQVYTGVDSSRLLEVYDRAHPRA from the coding sequence GTGAACGAACTCCTGATTATCGCCGACCCGCGCCTGATGGCGGAACGCAGCGCCTGGCTTGAAAATCTCGAGCGCGAGCGACGCTTTTCCGAACACACGCTCGACGCCTACGAGCGCGACAGCCGCCAGTTCCTCACCTTCCTGACCGGCCATATCGGCGGCCCGGCGACGTTGAAGGACATTGAATCTCTTCGCCCGGCCGATTTCCGCGGCTTCCTGGCTGCCCGCCGAAAAGAAGGTTCCGGTGCGCGATCGCTTGGCCGCAATCTGGCCGGTCTTCGGTCGCTGCTACGATATCTGGAAAAAAAAGGTTTGGTGAACGCTGCCGGAGCGGGAGCCGTTCGCTCGCCGAAACAGCCGAAATCGCTGCCGAAACCACTCTCCGACAAGCAGGCGATCAATGTCGCCAGCGACGAGGCACAGCTTCACGAGGAACCATGGATCGCTGCGCGCGATGCCGCCGTTTTCACGCTCCTCTATGGCTGCGGTCTGCGCATTGCCGAGGCACTTGACCTGACTGCGGACAGCTTGCATGCAGGCGCCACAACACTGCGCATCACCGGCAAGGGCAACAAGACGCGCCTGGTTCCGCTGCTGCCCGTTGTTCTTGAAGCCGTTGAGAAATACCGCTCTCTCTGCCCCTACCATCTGGAGAGCGGAGAACCGCTCTTCCGCGGCGCTCGCGGCGGCAAGCTTCAGGCTGGGATCATCCAGCGCACGATGCAGCGGATGCGCAGCGCCTTCGGATTGCCGGAAACGGCAACACCGCATGCGTTGCGTCATTCTTTTGCAACCCATCTGCTGGCTGGCGGCGGCGATCTGAGGACGATCCAGGAACTGCTCGGTCACGCAAGCCTGTCGACGACCCAAGTCTATACCGGCGTCGATTCATCGCGTTTGCTGGAAGTTTACGATCGTGCTCATCCAAGGGCGTAA